A stretch of Chryseobacterium viscerum DNA encodes these proteins:
- the nadC gene encoding carboxylating nicotinate-nucleotide diphosphorylase: protein MKRPAYVTDKALKTFIKSALEEDIQDGDHSTLSTIPQDLIQSAKLLVKQDCILAGVELAEIIFNTFDKNLKVEIFIKDGTPCKFGDVALIVTGSARSILSTERFVLNCMQRMSGIATLTHDWDSRLVGTKTKLLDTRKTTPNFRMCEKWAVAIGGGTNHRYGLYDMIMLKDNHIDYNGSITNAVAMAKDYVKKNKKKLKIEVETRNLEEVQEAINAKVDRIMLDNMDVETMKQAVQMINGSCESEASGGITRDMLKEIASTGVTFISVGALTHSAENIDLSLKAVK from the coding sequence ATGAAAAGACCAGCATACGTAACCGATAAAGCATTAAAAACATTTATAAAAAGCGCCCTTGAAGAAGATATTCAGGATGGTGACCACTCTACGTTATCTACCATTCCCCAGGATCTTATACAAAGCGCAAAGCTATTGGTAAAACAGGACTGTATTCTCGCAGGTGTTGAGCTGGCTGAAATCATTTTCAATACTTTTGACAAAAACCTGAAAGTGGAAATTTTCATTAAAGATGGAACTCCTTGTAAATTTGGCGATGTAGCCCTTATTGTAACTGGAAGTGCAAGATCCATCCTTTCCACTGAGAGATTCGTTCTTAACTGTATGCAGAGAATGAGCGGTATTGCCACCCTTACCCATGACTGGGACTCAAGATTGGTAGGTACAAAAACTAAACTTTTAGATACAAGAAAAACGACTCCAAACTTCAGAATGTGTGAAAAATGGGCAGTTGCCATAGGTGGTGGAACCAATCACAGATATGGTCTTTATGACATGATCATGCTGAAAGACAACCATATCGACTACAATGGAAGCATTACCAATGCAGTGGCAATGGCAAAGGATTATGTTAAAAAGAACAAGAAAAAGTTAAAAATAGAGGTTGAAACAAGAAACCTTGAAGAAGTTCAGGAAGCTATCAATGCAAAGGTCGACAGAATTATGCTTGATAATATGGATGTGGAAACTATGAAGCAGGCTGTACAAATGATCAACGGCTCATGTGAATCTGAAGCTTCAGGCGGAATTACCCGCGATATGCTGAAAGAAATTGCTTCAACAGGGGTAACATTTATCTCTGTAGGAGCCCTTACACACTCTGCTGAGAATATAGATTTGAGTCTCAAAGCAGTGAAATAG
- a CDS encoding TonB-dependent receptor, which translates to MKLINKSILTAVITLSTASVYYAQQVQDTVQKSKDIDEVILRGVTDIAKDRKTPVAVSTIKAAQILERQGNQELVELLNTTPSVYATKGGGGFGDSQITMRGFESRNIAVMVNGMPVNDMEGGTVYFSNWTGLSDVTSTMQVQRGLGSSKLAIASVGGTMNFLTKSADMKRGGILRFGVGNNDYLKTSFAYNTGKSENGWSSSILMSRQAGSTYIENTQYESYAYYFALGWEPNKKHNFQFTLTSAPQWHNQRTFSPTIQNYIKYNPDQDGTPYRQYNSDYGYYTDANGNKVSLANRANYYSKPVMMVNWDWTMNEKSKLSTVLYMSNGRGGGTGELGRVGGKGITDASFIDGGGHFNYDAIFAANKAVNVNTAGAGSTLIRRSSINSHNWYGILANFQHKINDNWNFSVGTDDRYYYGYHYQVASDLYGASGYKDSNNKNIAPNIVNKTYDYQQLAWNPFGGKTAPIQDQIGYSNDGEVIWYSGFGQVEFNKNDFSAFLQGSVSNQGYQRIDNFIQDGVTKQQGQVVNTKTGFKNLFGYNIKGGANYNINANHNVFANVGYYSKQPFFNSVYPSNFQVVNPTLTNEKIFSAEVGYGFRSQKLSANVNIYRTQWGDRWLRRTNQTFTLPDNTTTTGYAEISGITEVHQGVEFDAVYRPTNYLEFQGMFSWGDYYYKGNATGAAFDDNNNPLTLAGTSTSTTLYLDKVKVGGTSNNSIPQMTASLGATVKPVKDLSIFGTWRYVGKLYSSIDIATFSNQAAQEKGVMKLPDFNLFDVGFSYKIRLRDSSQYFTIGANVYNLFDTTYISDASTNVFTKTSDQFATAAQYEAYQSSLYKGIDPTNRVLFGFGRTWAANLSFNF; encoded by the coding sequence ATGAAATTAATCAACAAATCGATACTAACTGCGGTTATTACATTATCTACAGCTAGTGTTTATTACGCTCAACAAGTTCAGGACACAGTGCAAAAGTCCAAAGATATTGATGAGGTAATTTTAAGAGGTGTAACGGATATCGCTAAAGATAGAAAAACACCAGTTGCAGTGTCTACAATCAAAGCTGCTCAAATCCTTGAGAGACAAGGAAACCAGGAGTTGGTAGAATTGTTAAACACAACACCGTCAGTATATGCTACAAAAGGTGGTGGTGGATTTGGAGATTCTCAGATCACAATGCGTGGTTTTGAATCAAGAAATATTGCAGTAATGGTAAACGGTATGCCTGTTAATGACATGGAAGGAGGTACTGTTTATTTCTCAAACTGGACCGGACTATCTGATGTAACAAGTACGATGCAGGTACAAAGAGGACTTGGTTCTTCGAAATTGGCAATTGCTTCTGTAGGAGGTACTATGAACTTCTTAACAAAATCAGCAGATATGAAAAGAGGTGGAATTCTTAGATTTGGAGTTGGTAACAATGACTATCTTAAAACCTCTTTTGCTTACAACACAGGTAAATCTGAAAATGGATGGTCTTCATCTATCTTGATGAGCAGACAGGCTGGTAGCACTTATATAGAAAACACACAATACGAATCTTATGCTTATTATTTTGCATTAGGTTGGGAACCAAATAAAAAACACAATTTCCAATTTACCCTAACTTCTGCACCACAATGGCATAATCAGAGAACATTCTCTCCAACAATCCAAAATTATATCAAGTACAATCCGGATCAAGACGGAACACCATACAGACAATACAACTCTGATTATGGTTACTACACTGATGCAAATGGAAATAAAGTATCATTAGCTAACAGAGCAAACTATTACTCTAAGCCGGTAATGATGGTAAACTGGGACTGGACAATGAACGAAAAGTCTAAGTTAAGTACAGTTTTATACATGTCTAACGGTAGAGGTGGTGGAACTGGTGAACTTGGTAGAGTTGGCGGAAAAGGAATCACTGATGCTTCTTTCATTGATGGAGGCGGTCATTTCAACTACGATGCTATTTTTGCTGCGAACAAAGCTGTTAACGTAAATACTGCTGGTGCTGGTAGTACTTTGATCCGTAGATCAAGTATCAACTCTCACAACTGGTATGGTATCTTGGCAAATTTCCAACACAAAATTAATGATAACTGGAACTTCTCAGTAGGTACAGATGACAGATATTACTACGGATACCATTATCAGGTAGCTTCTGATTTATATGGAGCTTCAGGATATAAGGATAGCAATAACAAAAATATTGCTCCTAATATTGTTAACAAAACTTATGATTATCAACAGCTAGCTTGGAATCCTTTTGGAGGAAAAACAGCTCCTATCCAAGATCAGATTGGTTACAGTAATGACGGTGAAGTTATCTGGTACAGTGGTTTTGGTCAGGTTGAATTTAATAAAAATGATTTCTCAGCATTCTTGCAAGGATCAGTTTCTAATCAAGGATACCAAAGAATTGACAACTTCATCCAAGATGGTGTAACGAAACAACAAGGACAGGTTGTTAATACAAAAACAGGATTCAAAAACCTTTTTGGATATAACATTAAAGGAGGTGCTAACTATAACATCAATGCTAATCACAATGTTTTCGCAAATGTTGGATATTATAGCAAGCAGCCATTCTTCAACTCTGTATACCCAAGTAACTTCCAGGTAGTTAACCCAACTTTAACTAATGAAAAAATCTTCTCTGCTGAAGTTGGATATGGTTTCAGATCTCAAAAGTTAAGCGCAAATGTTAACATATACAGAACCCAATGGGGAGACAGATGGTTAAGAAGAACTAACCAGACGTTTACTCTACCTGATAATACAACAACTACAGGATACGCAGAAATCAGTGGTATTACTGAAGTTCACCAAGGTGTTGAATTTGATGCTGTTTACAGACCAACTAATTATCTTGAATTCCAAGGTATGTTCTCATGGGGAGATTACTATTATAAAGGAAACGCTACAGGTGCTGCATTTGACGACAACAATAATCCACTTACTTTAGCTGGTACTTCTACATCAACAACTCTTTATTTAGATAAAGTAAAAGTAGGAGGAACAAGTAATAACAGTATTCCTCAGATGACTGCATCATTAGGTGCTACTGTAAAACCAGTAAAAGATCTTAGCATCTTCGGAACTTGGAGATATGTAGGTAAACTTTACTCATCAATTGATATTGCTACATTCTCTAATCAGGCTGCGCAAGAAAAAGGAGTAATGAAGTTACCGGATTTCAATCTGTTTGATGTAGGATTCTCTTACAAAATCAGATTAAGAGACAGCTCTCAATATTTCACTATTGGTGCAAATGTTTACAACTTATTTGATACTACTTATATCTCTGATGCTTCAACAAACGTATTCACAAAAACTAGTGATCAGTTTGCTACAGCAGCTCAATATGAGGCTTATCAATCTTCATTATACAAAGGAATTGATCCTACTAACCGTGTACTTTTCGGATTCGGAAGAACATGGGCAGCAAACTTATCATTCAACTTCTAA
- a CDS encoding aspartate-semialdehyde dehydrogenase — protein sequence MKVAVVGSTGMVGQVMLKVLEERNFPVTELIPVASERSVGKKVKYKQKEFTIVSMKDAIAAKPDIAIFSAGGSTSLEFAPLFAEAGITVIDNSSAWRMDPDKKLVVPEINADVLTKEDKIIANPNCSTIQLVMVLGPLNKKYDLKRVIVSTYQSVTGTGKAAVDQLNGEINGDDSVAKVYPYQIFKNALPHCDVFSDDDYTKEEIKLMKEPKKILGDDTFNLTATAVRVPVQGGHSESVNIEFENEFELDEVRKILSETPGVIVMDDVKNNHYPMPLYSEGKDEVFVGRIRRDLSQPKTLNLWIVADNLRKGAATNAVQIAEYLVANNLV from the coding sequence ATGAAAGTAGCTGTAGTAGGTTCAACAGGAATGGTTGGACAAGTTATGCTTAAAGTTTTGGAGGAGAGAAACTTCCCTGTAACAGAATTAATCCCGGTAGCATCCGAAAGATCTGTAGGCAAGAAGGTGAAGTATAAACAGAAGGAATTTACCATCGTAAGCATGAAGGACGCTATAGCTGCCAAACCGGATATTGCAATCTTCTCTGCAGGTGGTTCTACTTCCCTTGAATTTGCTCCTCTATTTGCAGAAGCAGGAATCACAGTGATTGATAATTCTTCAGCTTGGAGAATGGACCCTGATAAAAAATTGGTAGTTCCTGAAATCAATGCTGATGTTTTAACAAAAGAAGATAAAATCATTGCAAATCCGAATTGTTCTACCATTCAATTGGTAATGGTTCTGGGACCATTGAACAAAAAATATGATTTAAAAAGAGTAATTGTTTCTACCTACCAATCTGTAACAGGAACTGGTAAGGCTGCTGTAGATCAGCTAAACGGAGAAATCAACGGAGATGATTCAGTTGCGAAAGTATATCCTTATCAGATATTCAAAAATGCATTGCCACACTGTGATGTATTCTCTGATGATGATTACACGAAAGAAGAGATTAAACTGATGAAGGAGCCTAAGAAAATTCTAGGAGATGACACCTTTAACTTAACAGCAACAGCTGTAAGAGTTCCGGTTCAGGGAGGACATTCTGAAAGTGTAAACATTGAATTCGAAAATGAATTTGAACTGGATGAAGTAAGAAAAATCTTATCCGAAACTCCTGGCGTAATCGTAATGGATGATGTGAAAAACAACCACTACCCGATGCCTTTATATTCGGAAGGAAAAGATGAAGTTTTCGTAGGAAGAATCAGAAGGGACCTTTCACAGCCTAAAACGCTCAACCTCTGGATCGTAGCAGACAATCTGAGGAAAGGGGCAGCAACAAACGCTGTACAAATTGCAGAATACCTTGTAGCAAACAACTTAGTATAA
- a CDS encoding cation diffusion facilitator family transporter has product MNTQKNTHKEKIGFQKLIAVFGVILFIGKIIAWKLTNSDAVFSDAMESIVNVISAFMGLYSLHLAAKPKDEDHPYGHGKVEFVTSGIEGALIAIAGVMIIYEGVHSLIVGKTLSKIDLGIWIIAATAIINYLLGYISIKKGERENSLVLISSGKHLQSDTITTLGVVASLIIVYFTKIYWLDSVVALSFGLYIIFVGYKIVRKSLSGIMDEQDPEILNQVIRILEENRHIEWIDVHNMKIQQFGSSLHIDAHITLPWYYDLRDAHGEMEKVIILLAKNMKRTIEFNFHMDDCKPISCPVCQIKECPVREKDFVKRVEWTPENVTSVDKHTVE; this is encoded by the coding sequence ATGAATACCCAGAAAAATACCCACAAAGAGAAAATAGGATTCCAAAAACTTATTGCAGTGTTTGGAGTTATCCTTTTTATCGGAAAGATTATTGCCTGGAAACTCACCAATTCCGATGCAGTATTTTCCGACGCTATGGAAAGTATTGTCAATGTCATCAGTGCATTCATGGGACTTTATTCCCTTCATCTTGCAGCCAAGCCTAAAGATGAGGACCATCCATACGGTCACGGAAAAGTAGAATTCGTGACTTCCGGTATTGAAGGAGCTCTTATCGCTATTGCCGGCGTTATGATCATCTATGAAGGAGTTCACAGCCTTATCGTAGGAAAAACCCTGAGTAAAATAGATCTTGGGATATGGATTATTGCTGCCACTGCAATTATCAATTATCTGCTGGGGTATATTTCTATAAAGAAAGGAGAAAGAGAAAATTCTCTGGTTCTTATTTCATCCGGTAAACACCTTCAGTCCGATACTATTACCACTCTTGGAGTAGTTGCCAGCTTAATTATTGTTTACTTCACCAAAATTTATTGGCTGGACTCTGTAGTAGCACTATCTTTCGGGCTTTATATCATATTCGTAGGCTATAAAATTGTCCGAAAATCTTTAAGCGGCATTATGGATGAGCAGGATCCTGAAATACTAAATCAGGTCATTAGAATCCTTGAAGAAAACAGACACATAGAATGGATTGATGTACACAATATGAAAATCCAACAGTTTGGTTCTTCTCTACACATTGATGCTCATATAACATTGCCATGGTATTATGACCTTCGTGATGCCCATGGAGAGATGGAAAAAGTAATTATTCTTCTTGCCAAAAACATGAAACGAACTATTGAGTTCAATTTCCATATGGATGACTGTAAACCGATTTCATGTCCGGTATGTCAGATCAAAGAATGCCCTGTCCGTGAGAAAGACTTTGTGAAACGCGTAGAATGGACTCCTGAAAATGTAACCAGTGTAGACAAGCATACCGTAGAATAA
- a CDS encoding exosortase F system-associated membrane protein: MKILSWLLVIAGICGLISVRVLEGTIFYDPFLDYFHEANKNIEFPEFEWGKLIGGHLFRFVLNLLFSCLIIHGLFKNKQWTLQGAVMMVIVFMISLPIYLYCISDRFEIGYLFSFYMRRFVIQPLIILLIVPMFYYRKQMMNKEVR; encoded by the coding sequence ATGAAAATTCTTAGTTGGCTTCTGGTTATAGCAGGAATCTGCGGGTTGATAAGTGTAAGAGTTCTGGAAGGAACTATTTTTTATGATCCGTTTCTGGACTACTTTCATGAAGCAAATAAAAATATCGAATTCCCTGAATTTGAATGGGGAAAGCTGATTGGCGGACATCTATTTAGATTTGTTTTAAACCTTTTGTTTTCCTGCCTGATTATCCATGGGTTGTTTAAAAATAAACAATGGACATTGCAGGGCGCTGTAATGATGGTTATTGTGTTTATGATTTCTCTTCCAATTTATCTGTATTGTATTTCTGACAGATTCGAGATAGGATATCTTTTTTCTTTTTATATGAGAAGGTTTGTGATCCAACCTTTGATTATACTTCTGATTGTTCCCATGTTTTATTACAGAAAACAGATGATGAATAAAGAGGTTAGATAA
- the xrtF gene encoding exosortase family protein XrtF: MLKDFKPVLGILLRFIIIYLVLLFAYQFYLNSGKSSGLDSFSRVIANQAAALQNAIGYPTELYDDVKNEQVWFYVKQRYETRMVEGCNAVSVIILFVSFVFAFYKGMKTFVFVGAGLIILYIMNLLRIIGLNIVMTDHKEYGKMFHDFIFPAIIYGSVVVLWLVWIKFFALKHENS, encoded by the coding sequence ATGCTGAAAGACTTTAAACCTGTTTTAGGTATCTTATTGCGTTTCATTATTATTTACCTGGTACTTCTTTTTGCCTATCAGTTCTATCTGAATAGCGGTAAAAGTTCCGGGTTGGATTCTTTTTCAAGAGTAATTGCCAATCAGGCGGCGGCTTTGCAGAATGCCATAGGTTATCCTACGGAACTTTATGATGATGTAAAGAATGAACAGGTTTGGTTTTATGTTAAACAACGTTATGAGACGAGAATGGTGGAGGGCTGCAATGCTGTTTCTGTTATCATTCTGTTTGTCTCTTTCGTTTTTGCTTTTTATAAAGGAATGAAGACTTTTGTCTTTGTCGGGGCAGGGTTGATTATACTGTACATAATGAATCTTCTGAGAATTATAGGATTGAATATCGTCATGACAGATCATAAGGAATATGGGAAAATGTTCCATGATTTTATTTTTCCTGCCATTATTTATGGAAGTGTCGTTGTACTTTGGCTGGTCTGGATTAAATTTTTTGCTTTAAAACATGAAAATTCTTAG
- a CDS encoding aminoglycoside phosphotransferase family protein produces MTSENAKRFFENHLGKKSSEFVTLAQSGSARVNFLATAGTEKYIITYNENIPENESFLYYSEVFSNLKLNTPSILAVSDDRTMYIQEFLGQHTLSEIITKEQQSPAVRSLVQQTLKRLFQMQTQTQGKIDFSKTFEYENYDELPVIHDLYYFKNFVADFLELEYNKSTLLKEFKKIAFLIENIEPKGIMIRDFQARNIMVNEKNEVSFIDYQSAMKGPLMYDVISFLFQAKANFTEDFKQEMLEFYIQQFEDPETRTQLKDAVMPIQMMRFLQVLGAYGFRGLIQRKQHFMASLEKGIQNITQFADSWEQMNDYPELKKVIQQLTSEKAKQKIEETINLNH; encoded by the coding sequence ATGACTTCTGAAAACGCAAAACGATTTTTTGAAAACCATTTAGGTAAAAAATCTTCCGAATTCGTCACATTAGCTCAAAGCGGCTCTGCGAGGGTAAATTTTCTGGCCACTGCCGGCACTGAAAAATACATCATCACGTACAATGAAAATATCCCGGAAAATGAAAGTTTTCTTTACTATTCTGAAGTATTTTCAAATTTGAAACTTAATACCCCTTCTATTCTTGCTGTTTCTGATGACAGAACAATGTACATCCAGGAATTTTTGGGACAGCACACCCTTTCGGAGATTATTACAAAAGAACAGCAATCCCCGGCTGTAAGGTCTTTGGTACAACAGACACTGAAGCGTCTTTTCCAAATGCAGACACAGACACAGGGAAAAATTGATTTTTCAAAAACCTTTGAGTATGAAAATTATGATGAACTGCCTGTGATTCATGATCTTTATTACTTTAAAAACTTTGTAGCTGATTTTCTGGAGCTTGAATACAACAAGTCAACACTTTTAAAGGAATTCAAAAAGATTGCATTCCTCATTGAAAACATTGAGCCTAAAGGAATTATGATCCGTGATTTCCAGGCGAGAAATATTATGGTGAATGAAAAGAATGAAGTGTCTTTCATCGATTACCAGTCTGCAATGAAAGGTCCGTTAATGTACGACGTCATTTCGTTTCTTTTTCAGGCTAAAGCAAACTTTACCGAAGATTTTAAACAGGAAATGCTGGAATTTTATATTCAGCAGTTTGAAGATCCTGAAACAAGAACTCAACTAAAAGATGCGGTGATGCCTATTCAGATGATGAGATTTTTACAGGTTTTGGGTGCTTACGGATTCAGAGGATTGATTCAGAGAAAACAGCATTTTATGGCCAGCCTTGAAAAAGGAATCCAGAATATTACGCAATTTGCCGACTCATGGGAGCAGATGAATGATTATCCGGAGCTGAAGAAGGTAATTCAACAGTTGACATCAGAGAAAGCAAAACAAAAAATTGAAGAAACAATTAATTTAAACCATTAA
- a CDS encoding GxxExxY protein: MTKKEITQLSYEITGFAIKVHKALGPGLLESVYEECLKIELLKNGYEVKQQLYFSINYEGIEIETKLVVDLLVNDTIIIELNLPIHEAQLLTYMKVLKKPQGLLINFFTNNITKSMKPFINEFFKELPD; encoded by the coding sequence ATGACCAAAAAAGAAATTACTCAACTGTCATATGAAATTACTGGCTTTGCCATTAAAGTCCATAAGGCTCTTGGTCCTGGTCTCCTTGAAAGTGTCTATGAAGAATGTTTAAAGATTGAACTTCTTAAAAACGGTTATGAAGTTAAGCAACAGTTGTATTTTTCCATCAATTATGAAGGGATAGAAATTGAAACAAAACTTGTTGTAGATCTCCTCGTCAATGATACAATTATTATAGAGTTAAACTTACCAATACATGAGGCACAACTACTCACTTACATGAAAGTTCTTAAAAAGCCACAGGGCCTTCTTATTAACTTTTTTACGAACAATATTACCAAGTCAATGAAACCCTTTATCAATGAATTTTTCAAAGAGCTTCCTGACTAA
- a CDS encoding RNase adapter RapZ has translation MLHIEIHSFSYKKGGIPKDNSGNGGGFAFDCRGILNPGRIEEYKIQTGNDIGVQEYLETKTEMPKFLELVKSLVSINIDNYLERGFEHLQINFGCTGGQHRSVYSAIKIADFIREKYPEGTEITLHHDEQPQLNISNQ, from the coding sequence ATGCTACACATCGAGATACACAGTTTTTCATACAAGAAAGGAGGTATTCCTAAAGACAATTCAGGAAACGGAGGCGGTTTCGCTTTTGACTGCCGTGGAATTTTAAATCCAGGAAGAATTGAAGAATATAAAATTCAGACCGGAAATGACATCGGAGTTCAGGAATATCTGGAGACAAAAACGGAAATGCCAAAGTTTTTAGAATTGGTAAAATCCCTTGTTTCGATCAATATCGACAACTACCTTGAAAGAGGATTTGAACATCTGCAAATCAACTTTGGGTGTACAGGCGGACAGCATAGATCGGTATATTCCGCTATAAAAATCGCTGATTTTATCCGGGAAAAATATCCTGAAGGAACCGAGATCACCCTTCACCACGATGAACAGCCGCAATTGAATATTAGTAATCAGTAA
- a CDS encoding nucleotidyltransferase family protein, giving the protein MKALIFAAGKGTRLKPFTDHHPKALAKVNEIPLLERNITYLKSFGIKDFVINIHHFGDQIVDFLNKNNNFGCRIEISDETNELLETGGGLIFARKFLDHGEDFLIMNADILTDLNINALVEYHKKIKDFATLAVSDRESSRKLLFNDDMVLRGWLNVQTGEQRLAEFNKGFKALAFSGIHCINPTIFEKIKRTGKFSVMEEYLDLMQTEHIHGFVHDSILIDVGRPSSVTEAEKHFK; this is encoded by the coding sequence ATGAAAGCTCTAATTTTCGCTGCAGGAAAAGGAACCAGACTTAAACCGTTTACAGATCATCATCCGAAAGCTTTGGCAAAAGTAAACGAAATTCCACTTCTGGAAAGAAATATTACTTATCTGAAAAGTTTCGGAATAAAGGATTTTGTGATTAACATCCATCATTTCGGAGATCAGATTGTTGATTTTTTAAATAAAAATAATAATTTCGGATGCAGGATTGAAATCTCTGATGAAACCAACGAACTTCTTGAAACAGGAGGTGGCTTGATTTTTGCGAGAAAATTTCTTGATCATGGAGAAGATTTTTTAATCATGAATGCGGATATCCTCACCGACCTGAACATCAATGCGCTGGTGGAATACCATAAAAAGATAAAAGATTTTGCTACTTTAGCGGTTTCCGATAGAGAAAGTTCGAGAAAACTCCTTTTCAATGATGATATGGTTTTGAGAGGCTGGCTGAATGTACAAACTGGTGAACAAAGGCTGGCGGAATTCAACAAAGGCTTTAAAGCCCTTGCTTTCAGTGGAATTCATTGTATCAATCCTACGATCTTCGAAAAAATAAAAAGAACAGGCAAATTTTCTGTTATGGAAGAATATCTGGACCTGATGCAGACCGAGCATATACACGGTTTTGTACACGACAGTATTCTTATCGACGTCGGAAGACCCTCATCTGTAACAGAAGCCGAAAAACATTTTAAATAA
- a CDS encoding TIGR00730 family Rossman fold protein, with amino-acid sequence MEIDGTRDESLINPELDINETKLHNSFRQKTWDETIAKDSWMVFKVMAEFVDGYEKLAKIGPCVSIFGSARLKPENKYYEMAVDIAEKITKLGFGIITGGGPGVMEAGNKGAFNAKGKSIGLNIDLPFEQHFNPYINKSYSMNFDYFFVRKVMFVKYSQGFVVMPGGFGTLDELTEAMTLIQTNKIGKFPIVLVGSEFWGGLLDWFKATLLKEGMIAEDDLDLYRVVDTADEAVAHIKAFYDKYSVNVNF; translated from the coding sequence ATGGAAATTGATGGAACTAGGGATGAAAGTTTAATAAATCCGGAACTTGACATTAACGAAACAAAACTACATAACAGTTTCAGACAGAAAACCTGGGACGAAACAATCGCCAAAGACAGCTGGATGGTCTTCAAGGTCATGGCTGAATTTGTAGACGGTTACGAAAAACTGGCCAAGATTGGTCCATGCGTTTCTATATTTGGTTCTGCACGGCTGAAGCCAGAGAACAAATACTATGAAATGGCTGTAGATATTGCGGAAAAGATCACCAAATTAGGTTTCGGAATTATTACCGGAGGCGGTCCGGGGGTCATGGAAGCAGGAAACAAAGGAGCTTTCAATGCTAAAGGAAAATCTATCGGACTGAATATTGATCTTCCTTTTGAACAGCATTTTAATCCTTATATCAATAAATCCTATTCTATGAATTTTGATTACTTTTTCGTAAGGAAAGTAATGTTTGTAAAATATTCTCAGGGTTTTGTAGTAATGCCAGGCGGTTTCGGGACATTGGATGAACTTACTGAAGCAATGACTCTTATTCAAACCAACAAAATAGGAAAATTTCCAATTGTTCTGGTAGGAAGTGAATTCTGGGGAGGATTACTGGATTGGTTCAAAGCAACTTTGTTAAAAGAAGGAATGATTGCTGAAGATGATTTGGATCTTTATCGTGTGGTAGATACCGCTGACGAGGCTGTAGCACATATTAAAGCCTTTTATGATAAGTATTCTGTGAATGTAAATTTTTAA
- a CDS encoding DUF6702 family protein has translation MKKLLYISGILTFFVLMSFMYVDFFSSMTKVDYVDGSKTLKFTTKMNTSHISDAIKINPNTAGFEAEVKKYVNNNFDVFVNGAPKTITFTGSQVSGETVWVYFETGGVSDINTLKIKNTILLSAFPKQINLVNIAYKGSQKTMNFQRGKEVNEVSF, from the coding sequence ATGAAAAAACTTTTATATATATCAGGAATTTTAACATTTTTTGTGTTAATGAGTTTTATGTATGTAGACTTTTTCTCTTCAATGACCAAAGTGGATTATGTTGATGGAAGCAAGACATTGAAGTTTACCACAAAAATGAATACTAGCCACATCTCTGATGCTATCAAAATCAATCCAAACACAGCTGGATTTGAAGCAGAGGTAAAAAAATATGTGAACAATAATTTTGATGTATTTGTCAATGGGGCTCCTAAAACGATAACCTTTACAGGGAGTCAGGTCAGTGGAGAAACTGTATGGGTGTATTTTGAAACCGGAGGCGTTTCAGATATCAACACCTTAAAGATTAAAAATACGATCCTTTTAAGCGCTTTTCCTAAGCAGATCAATCTGGTGAACATTGCCTACAAAGGCAGCCAGAAAACAATGAACTTTCAGAGAGGAAAAGAAGTGAATGAGGTTTCTTTTTAA